From Cognatishimia activa, one genomic window encodes:
- a CDS encoding bifunctional metallophosphatase/5'-nucleotidase — protein sequence MFMRFLTSAAALAVTAGMASAEYKLTILHTNDIHSRIESINKYDSTCNAEGEAEGKCFGGVARIKTLIDAKRQELAGQNFLVLDAGDPFQGSLFYTTYKGEAEAEFMEQIGYDVMAVGNHEFDDGPAGLEKFVDTVSFPVISGNLDLTSEPMLKGKVKNHVVLEVGGEKIGIISALAVDTVDTSSPGDNVVFQDEIDSLKADVAALEAEGVSKIIALNHVGLAKDLDIAANVPGLDLVVGGHSHTLLSNTSDRAAGPYPTMVGDVPVVQAYAYSKYVGEITLTFDDAGNVTSAMGEPILLDASVEPNAAMSARVSEMGAPIEEMKKRVVADAADVINGDRNVCRLQECGMGNLVADAMLDRVADQGITIAIQNSGGLRASIDAGEVTMGEVLTVLPFQNTLSTFQVSGQTVIDALENGVSQIEEVKGRFPQVAGLKFTFDGSVAPNEGRIQEVMVMKDGAWVPIDPAATYGLVSNNYVRNGGDGYKMFRDAENAYDFGPDLADVTAEYIAKNAPYTAYTDGRITQK from the coding sequence ATGTTCATGCGTTTTCTAACCAGTGCGGCCGCGCTTGCTGTCACAGCTGGCATGGCGTCTGCCGAATATAAGCTGACCATCCTACATACAAACGACATCCACAGCCGGATTGAGTCGATCAACAAATATGATTCTACCTGTAACGCCGAAGGCGAAGCAGAGGGCAAATGCTTTGGTGGCGTTGCGCGTATCAAAACGCTGATCGATGCCAAGCGCCAAGAGCTGGCCGGTCAGAACTTCTTGGTTCTGGACGCGGGCGATCCATTCCAAGGGTCTTTGTTCTACACCACCTACAAGGGTGAAGCGGAAGCCGAGTTCATGGAGCAGATCGGCTATGACGTCATGGCCGTTGGCAACCATGAATTTGACGATGGTCCAGCAGGCCTTGAAAAGTTTGTAGATACGGTTTCCTTCCCGGTGATCTCTGGCAACCTGGATCTGACCTCAGAACCAATGCTGAAAGGCAAAGTGAAGAATCACGTCGTGCTGGAAGTTGGCGGTGAAAAGATCGGCATCATCTCAGCGTTGGCGGTGGATACGGTCGACACATCTTCTCCGGGTGACAACGTTGTTTTCCAAGATGAGATCGACAGTCTGAAAGCAGATGTCGCTGCGCTGGAAGCAGAAGGTGTGAGCAAGATCATCGCGTTAAACCACGTCGGTCTGGCAAAAGACCTCGACATTGCAGCCAACGTTCCAGGTCTTGATCTGGTGGTCGGTGGGCACTCTCACACTTTGCTGTCCAACACATCTGACCGCGCGGCGGGGCCATACCCGACTATGGTTGGCGACGTGCCTGTGGTTCAGGCTTATGCCTATTCAAAATATGTTGGTGAGATCACTCTGACCTTTGATGATGCGGGTAACGTAACATCTGCGATGGGTGAACCAATCCTACTCGATGCATCTGTCGAACCGAATGCGGCCATGTCGGCACGTGTTTCTGAGATGGGCGCTCCCATCGAAGAGATGAAAAAACGTGTCGTAGCGGATGCAGCTGACGTGATCAATGGCGATCGCAATGTCTGCCGTCTGCAGGAATGCGGCATGGGCAACCTTGTAGCGGACGCTATGCTTGACCGTGTCGCGGATCAGGGCATCACAATCGCGATCCAGAACTCTGGTGGTCTGCGTGCCTCTATTGATGCGGGCGAAGTCACCATGGGTGAGGTTCTGACGGTTCTGCCATTCCAGAACACTCTGTCGACTTTCCAGGTGTCTGGTCAGACCGTGATCGATGCGCTTGAAAATGGTGTGAGCCAAATCGAAGAAGTGAAGGGCCGCTTCCCTCAGGTGGCTGGCCTGAAGTTCACCTTTGATGGGTCTGTCGCGCCGAACGAAGGCCGCATCCAAGAGGTGATGGTCATGAAAGACGGCGCTTGGGTTCCGATTGATCCAGCGGCAACCTATGGTCTGGTGTCCAACAACTACGTGCGTAATGGTGGTGACGGTTACAAAATGTTCCGCGATGCTGAAAACGCTTATGACTTTGGCCCTGACCTGGCAGATGTGACCGCAGAATACATTGCTAAAAACGCGCCATACACTGCTTACACAGACGGTCGTATTACTCAAAAGTAG
- a CDS encoding pirin family protein yields MSWNPLHPTYAASVDDIETMIVPRSRDLGGFEVRRALPAPQRQMVGPFIFFDQMGPAEFINENGIDVRPHPHIGLGTVTYLYEGEFEHRDSLGTRQMIYPGEVNWMLAGKGVTHSERTSEETRKTAHSMFGIQTWVALPEDKEDTNPDFEHHSKEALPFLQDNGASARLILGTGYGETSPVTMQSDIFYVDVTLQPGAWFPLPDDHEDRGIYVTTGSIEVAGQIYQAGQMMIFKPGDKMAVKAGPTGARLLALGGATLNGPRYMWWNFVSSSPEKIDLAKESWKSQDWSQGPFSLPIGDDKEFIPITPEMERMRPKTWDR; encoded by the coding sequence ATGAGTTGGAACCCTCTACACCCGACCTACGCCGCTTCGGTGGACGATATTGAAACAATGATTGTTCCACGCAGTCGCGACCTTGGCGGCTTTGAAGTACGCCGTGCCCTACCGGCCCCGCAACGCCAGATGGTTGGACCTTTCATATTCTTTGATCAAATGGGACCAGCTGAATTTATCAACGAAAACGGCATTGATGTTCGCCCACATCCGCACATTGGCCTTGGCACGGTGACTTATCTTTATGAAGGAGAGTTCGAACACCGCGACAGCCTCGGCACACGGCAGATGATCTATCCGGGCGAAGTCAATTGGATGCTGGCAGGTAAAGGCGTCACCCACTCTGAGCGCACTTCAGAAGAGACGCGCAAAACAGCGCATTCCATGTTTGGTATTCAGACCTGGGTTGCTTTGCCTGAAGACAAAGAAGACACCAATCCTGATTTTGAGCACCACAGCAAAGAAGCACTTCCATTCCTCCAGGACAATGGTGCCTCTGCGCGCCTGATACTGGGGACCGGATATGGCGAAACATCCCCTGTAACGATGCAATCAGACATATTTTACGTTGATGTAACGCTTCAACCCGGCGCTTGGTTTCCCTTGCCGGATGACCATGAAGATCGTGGAATCTACGTGACAACTGGCAGCATCGAAGTGGCCGGGCAAATTTATCAAGCGGGACAAATGATGATTTTCAAGCCAGGTGATAAAATGGCTGTGAAAGCCGGGCCGACGGGCGCGCGCCTGCTTGCGCTTGGGGGCGCCACATTAAATGGACCGCGGTACATGTGGTGGAACTTTGTGTCTTCATCGCCGGAGAAGATTGATCTCGCAAAAGAAAGTTGGAAATCTCAGGATTGGTCACAGGGGCCGTTTTCATTGCCTATTGGTGATGACAAAGAATTCATCCCGATCACGCCGGAGATGGAACGTATGCGCCCCAAAACTTGGGATCGCTGA
- a CDS encoding DUF1992 domain-containing protein has product MDHPLIDLINQKIAEAEADGEFENLTGQGKPLPKVDDPENALINRLIKESGGVPEFVSLSRELQKLREELRETGDRTRRQDILKEMSMMEARIEIARKAHR; this is encoded by the coding sequence ATGGACCACCCGCTGATCGATCTCATCAACCAGAAAATCGCCGAGGCTGAAGCCGACGGCGAATTTGAAAATCTGACGGGGCAAGGAAAGCCTCTACCCAAAGTGGATGATCCGGAAAACGCTCTGATCAACCGCTTGATAAAGGAAAGTGGTGGCGTTCCAGAGTTTGTATCGCTCAGCCGTGAACTTCAGAAACTGCGCGAAGAGTTGCGCGAAACTGGGGACCGCACGCGTCGGCAGGACATTCTGAAAGAGATGTCGATGATGGAAGCGCGGATAGAAATCGCTCGGAAAGCCCATCGCTGA
- a CDS encoding bifunctional allantoicase/(S)-ureidoglycine aminohydrolase produces MTNSYATPPGGLPPQKPFDASRAVFNEAYVFFPRRVMTDIVTSNLPYWSDTRAWIIARPLSGFAETFAQYIMEVAPGGGSTRPEPDPDGQGVLFVVSGTVSLTIEGRLFELMAGGYAYLPPSCDWALSNDGNTTATFHWVRKSYERVEGIDAPEAFVVANEADIAPTQMPDTDGRWATTRFVDPDDLRHDMHVNIVTFEPGGLIPFPETHIMEHGLYVLEGQADYLLNQDWLHVEAGDFMWLRAFCPQACTAKGTGRFRYLLYKDVNRHPRLR; encoded by the coding sequence ATGACCAACTCCTACGCCACACCTCCGGGAGGATTGCCTCCGCAAAAGCCGTTTGACGCAAGTCGGGCGGTTTTTAACGAAGCCTATGTGTTTTTCCCGCGGCGTGTGATGACGGATATTGTCACCTCAAACCTGCCGTATTGGTCAGACACAAGGGCGTGGATCATCGCGCGGCCTTTGAGCGGATTTGCGGAGACCTTTGCGCAGTACATCATGGAAGTGGCTCCGGGTGGCGGAAGCACACGCCCAGAGCCAGACCCCGATGGCCAAGGCGTTCTTTTTGTAGTGTCAGGGACGGTTTCCCTGACCATCGAAGGGCGGCTCTTTGAGTTGATGGCAGGCGGATATGCCTATCTACCGCCCAGCTGCGACTGGGCGCTTTCAAATGATGGAAACACAACCGCAACCTTTCACTGGGTGCGAAAGTCCTACGAACGTGTTGAAGGTATTGATGCGCCTGAAGCTTTTGTCGTTGCCAATGAGGCAGACATTGCGCCCACTCAAATGCCCGACACGGATGGGCGCTGGGCGACAACGCGTTTTGTTGACCCAGATGACCTGCGTCACGACATGCATGTAAACATTGTGACCTTTGAGCCGGGGGGCCTGATCCCGTTCCCGGAAACCCACATCATGGAGCACGGGCTCTATGTGCTGGAGGGGCAGGCGGACTATCTGCTTAATCAAGACTGGCTGCACGTTGAAGCGGGCGATTTCATGTGGCTGCGGGCTTTCTGCCCTCAGGCCTGTACCGCCAAAGGGACAGGGCGTTTCCGCTATTTGCTTTATAAAGACGTCAATCGCCATCCACGCCTGCGCTGA
- a CDS encoding type I glyceraldehyde-3-phosphate dehydrogenase, protein MSERKIRIFINGFGRIGRTVLRILTQTETHPGFEIVGINDIESLETCAYLFEYDSVFGTYGGSVETTSDALIVDGQSYAFHGVEDIATLDLAGVDIVLECTGMTGNRAVVERGLKAGAGKVLISGPSDQADLTIVMGANEETLQDQRIVSNASCTTNALAPLMKTLDEAYGLISGHMTTVHCYTGSQPTVDKPRGNLERSRAAALSMVPTTTSAQKMIDRVLPHLEGRVEARAIRVPTASVSAIDLTIQTEKNVSKEDVNAHLLRATEAGILGWTKKPLVSTDLRMRPESLVICERETSVSVGGLLRVFGWYDNEWGFSCRLLDVAKRMAGED, encoded by the coding sequence ATGTCTGAGCGTAAAATTCGCATATTCATCAATGGGTTCGGCCGCATTGGCAGGACGGTTTTGCGAATCCTGACGCAGACAGAGACCCATCCGGGCTTTGAGATTGTCGGCATCAACGACATCGAATCCCTGGAAACCTGTGCCTACCTTTTTGAGTATGACTCTGTCTTTGGCACCTATGGCGGTTCAGTTGAGACCACCTCTGACGCGCTGATTGTGGATGGGCAGAGCTATGCATTTCATGGAGTAGAAGATATCGCGACGCTCGATCTTGCTGGCGTTGATATCGTGCTGGAATGCACCGGGATGACTGGCAATCGGGCTGTTGTCGAACGTGGTCTTAAAGCAGGCGCCGGCAAGGTGCTGATCTCAGGGCCAAGTGATCAGGCTGATCTGACAATTGTCATGGGTGCAAATGAGGAAACTCTGCAAGATCAAAGGATTGTTTCCAACGCCTCATGCACGACAAATGCTCTGGCACCTCTGATGAAGACGCTCGATGAGGCTTACGGCTTGATCAGTGGTCATATGACGACAGTGCACTGCTATACTGGCTCGCAGCCGACCGTGGACAAACCGCGCGGTAACTTGGAGCGCAGCCGCGCCGCTGCGCTCTCGATGGTGCCAACCACAACAAGCGCACAGAAGATGATTGATCGTGTCCTGCCGCATCTCGAAGGGCGCGTCGAAGCTCGCGCGATCCGGGTGCCGACGGCTTCGGTCAGTGCGATCGACCTTACAATTCAAACTGAGAAGAATGTCAGCAAAGAAGATGTGAATGCGCATCTTCTGAGGGCAACGGAAGCGGGCATACTGGGCTGGACCAAGAAGCCTTTGGTTTCAACGGACCTACGCATGCGCCCCGAATCCCTTGTGATCTGTGAGCGGGAAACGTCTGTGTCAGTTGGCGGGCTGCTGCGAGTCTTTGGCTGGTATGACAATGAATGGGGCTTTTCCTGCCGCCTGCTAGATGTGGCAAAGCGCATGGCAGGAGAAGACTAA
- a CDS encoding cysteine hydrolase family protein codes for MSEHALILIDIQVGFNDPIWGERNNPDAEKRAGDLLAHWRANGRQVVHVRHVSVEPGSPLSGAGTEFKPEVTPMPEEVIFEKSVNSGFIGTGLQAHLENIGACELTICGLTTPHCVSTTTRMAANLGFKVNLAEDACAAFTSNADTSFDDGPALTAEEIHRTALAHLHGEFAEVVKTNTLLQA; via the coding sequence ATGTCAGAGCATGCATTGATCCTGATCGATATTCAGGTCGGTTTTAATGATCCCATCTGGGGAGAGCGGAACAATCCCGATGCAGAAAAGCGTGCAGGTGATTTATTAGCGCATTGGCGTGCAAATGGGCGGCAGGTTGTGCATGTGCGGCACGTTAGCGTAGAGCCGGGATCTCCGCTGTCCGGGGCAGGGACCGAATTCAAACCTGAAGTTACGCCGATGCCAGAAGAGGTGATTTTCGAGAAATCCGTGAACTCTGGTTTTATTGGCACCGGGCTGCAGGCACATCTGGAGAACATCGGTGCGTGTGAACTGACAATCTGCGGTCTGACCACGCCGCATTGTGTTTCGACCACTACGCGCATGGCCGCCAATCTGGGGTTCAAAGTCAATCTCGCAGAGGATGCTTGTGCGGCTTTCACATCCAATGCAGACACGAGTTTTGACGATGGACCTGCGCTGACGGCAGAGGAAATCCACCGGACCGCATTGGCGCATTTGCACGGTGAATTCGCCGAAGTTGTGAAAACAAACACGCTGCTTCAGGCATAA
- the lpdA gene encoding dihydrolipoyl dehydrogenase translates to MEVKVPDIGDFDSVPVVSILVEVGDAVGVEDPLIELESDKATMEVPSPAAGTVKEIKVAEGDNVSEGSLILVLDGAEAETAAEAPAEAETPAAPTAVAPTGTATGAGDVHAEVVVLGSGPGGYTAAFRAADLGKKVVLIEKDSSLGGVCLNVGCIPSKALLHGAKVITEAEEMEHFGVKFAKPEVDIDALRGWKESVVNQLTGGLKGLAKARKVQVVNGYGTFTGPNMIEVDNDGAKSTVSFDQCIIAAGSEPVTLPFIPHDDPRVIDSTGALELEDIPERLLVLGGGIIGLEMGTVYDALGSKVTVVEFMDQIIPGADKDIVKPLQKRIESRYEAILTKTKVTAVEATDAGLKVTMEGPDGETVDTFDKVLVAVGRRPNGAKINAAAAGVAVDERGFIAVDNQQRTGQSHIFAIGDVVGQPMLAHKAVHEGKVAAEVAAGHKRFFDARVIPSVAYTDPEVAWVGMTETQAKAEGVKVGKGVFPWAASGRSLSLGRSEGITKLVFDEHERVIGAGIVGPNAGDLIAEVALAIEMGADAVDLGHTIHPHPTLSETVNFAAEMFEGTITDLMPPKKRK, encoded by the coding sequence ATGGAAGTTAAAGTCCCTGATATTGGTGATTTCGACAGCGTCCCAGTGGTGTCTATCCTGGTTGAAGTCGGTGACGCCGTTGGTGTTGAAGACCCGCTGATCGAGCTAGAATCTGACAAAGCGACCATGGAAGTACCGTCCCCTGCGGCGGGCACGGTCAAAGAAATCAAAGTGGCCGAAGGCGACAATGTTTCTGAAGGCTCGCTGATCCTGGTTCTGGACGGCGCGGAAGCTGAAACTGCAGCAGAAGCGCCTGCTGAGGCAGAAACACCCGCTGCGCCAACAGCCGTTGCGCCAACCGGCACTGCCACAGGCGCTGGTGATGTGCATGCGGAAGTCGTGGTTCTGGGCTCTGGCCCGGGCGGCTACACCGCGGCCTTCCGCGCGGCGGACCTTGGCAAAAAGGTGGTGCTGATCGAGAAAGACAGCTCCCTTGGTGGTGTCTGCCTGAACGTCGGCTGTATTCCGTCCAAAGCATTGCTGCACGGCGCAAAGGTCATCACCGAGGCCGAAGAAATGGAGCACTTCGGTGTGAAGTTTGCCAAGCCTGAGGTCGATATCGACGCGCTGCGCGGCTGGAAAGAGAGTGTGGTCAACCAGTTGACTGGCGGTCTGAAAGGTCTTGCGAAGGCGCGTAAGGTTCAGGTTGTGAACGGCTACGGCACGTTCACCGGCCCGAACATGATCGAAGTCGACAATGATGGTGCAAAATCCACCGTCAGCTTTGATCAATGCATCATCGCTGCTGGGTCTGAGCCTGTCACTCTGCCGTTCATTCCACATGACGATCCTCGCGTGATCGACTCCACTGGCGCGCTGGAACTGGAAGACATTCCAGAGCGTCTTCTGGTTCTCGGCGGTGGCATTATCGGCTTGGAAATGGGCACAGTCTATGACGCGCTGGGATCGAAAGTGACCGTCGTTGAATTCATGGACCAGATCATTCCGGGCGCTGACAAAGACATCGTTAAGCCTTTGCAGAAACGCATCGAAAGCCGCTATGAAGCCATCCTGACCAAGACCAAAGTCACCGCTGTAGAAGCAACCGACGCTGGTTTGAAAGTCACCATGGAAGGCCCAGACGGCGAGACCGTTGATACCTTCGACAAAGTACTGGTCGCAGTTGGCCGTCGCCCGAATGGCGCGAAGATCAACGCGGCAGCGGCAGGTGTTGCAGTCGACGAGCGCGGCTTTATCGCGGTCGACAACCAGCAGCGCACGGGACAGTCCCACATCTTCGCAATCGGCGATGTCGTCGGGCAGCCAATGCTCGCACACAAAGCCGTGCATGAAGGCAAAGTGGCCGCTGAAGTGGCCGCAGGTCACAAGCGTTTCTTTGATGCACGCGTCATCCCGTCTGTGGCTTACACTGATCCAGAAGTGGCTTGGGTCGGCATGACCGAAACGCAGGCGAAAGCCGAAGGCGTGAAGGTTGGCAAAGGTGTCTTCCCATGGGCTGCCTCTGGTCGTTCCCTTTCACTTGGTCGCTCCGAAGGTATCACCAAGCTGGTGTTTGACGAGCACGAACGTGTGATTGGCGCAGGAATCGTTGGCCCGAACGCTGGCGACCTGATTGCCGAAGTCGCGCTTGCCATCGAAATGGGTGCTGACGCAGTGGACTTGGGTCACACCATTCACCCGCACCCGACCCTGTCGGAAACCGTGAACTTCGCGGCTGAAATGTTTGAAGGCACCATCACCGATCTGATGCCTCCGAAGAAGCGCAAGTAA
- the aceF gene encoding dihydrolipoyllysine-residue acetyltransferase: MTIEVKVPDIGDFDAVPVVSVLVEVGDVIDEEDPIIELESDKATMEVPSSAAGKVLEIKVAEGDEIGEGAVVLVLDSEVGADALAVAPAETPTAAPAAAPAAPATAPAPAAPVAVTDSGFGKAHASPSVRAFARQLDIDIAKINGSGRKGRILREDVTAFLKSTSAPATAAPAASGGMGIPPIPAVDFSKFGKVEDVEMPRIKKISGPALHRSWLNIPHVTHNDEADITDLDKYRKEMDTMAKENGYRVTLLSFVIKASVSALKEHWEVNSSIHPDGDKLIKKDYYNIGFAADTPNGLMVPVIKDADRKGIVEISKDLMELSGKAREGKLKGDDMQGATFTISSLGGIGGTSFTPIVNAPEVAILGLTRSKMAPVWNGEEFVPRLMQPLSLSYDHRAIDGALAARFTVTLKTLLGDMRKLMW, translated from the coding sequence ATGACAATTGAAGTCAAAGTACCCGATATCGGGGATTTCGACGCGGTTCCCGTTGTATCCGTTCTGGTTGAAGTCGGTGATGTGATCGACGAAGAAGATCCGATCATCGAGCTGGAATCCGACAAGGCAACGATGGAAGTACCGTCCTCCGCAGCAGGTAAGGTTTTGGAAATCAAAGTCGCTGAAGGCGACGAGATTGGCGAAGGCGCTGTTGTGTTGGTTCTGGATTCCGAAGTGGGTGCAGATGCGCTAGCAGTCGCTCCTGCGGAAACGCCAACCGCTGCCCCTGCGGCGGCACCAGCTGCTCCGGCAACGGCCCCCGCTCCAGCGGCACCAGTGGCTGTCACCGACAGCGGTTTTGGTAAAGCACACGCCTCCCCATCTGTGCGCGCATTCGCACGCCAGCTCGACATTGATATCGCAAAGATCAACGGCAGTGGTCGCAAAGGCCGCATCCTACGAGAAGACGTCACTGCCTTCCTGAAATCCACTTCCGCACCCGCAACAGCAGCGCCTGCGGCAAGCGGCGGCATGGGTATTCCGCCGATCCCAGCGGTTGATTTCAGCAAATTCGGTAAGGTCGAAGATGTCGAGATGCCACGCATCAAAAAGATCTCTGGCCCGGCCCTGCACCGCTCTTGGCTGAACATCCCGCACGTCACACACAACGACGAAGCGGACATCACGGATCTGGACAAATACCGCAAGGAAATGGACACGATGGCCAAGGAAAATGGCTACCGCGTCACCCTGCTGAGCTTTGTCATCAAAGCGTCCGTTTCTGCCCTGAAAGAGCACTGGGAAGTCAACAGCTCCATCCACCCAGATGGCGACAAGCTGATCAAGAAAGACTACTACAACATCGGCTTTGCGGCAGACACGCCAAACGGCCTGATGGTTCCGGTGATCAAAGACGCGGACCGCAAGGGCATCGTTGAGATTTCCAAGGACCTGATGGAGCTTTCAGGCAAAGCGCGCGAAGGTAAATTGAAGGGTGACGACATGCAGGGCGCGACCTTCACCATCTCGTCTCTCGGCGGCATCGGCGGCACTTCCTTCACCCCTATCGTGAACGCACCTGAAGTGGCGATCCTTGGCCTGACACGTTCGAAAATGGCACCGGTCTGGAATGGTGAGGAATTCGTGCCGCGCCTGATGCAACCGCTGTCCCTGTCTTACGACCACCGCGCCATCGACGGGGCACTGGCAGCACGGTTCACCGTGACGCTGAAGACCCTGCTCGGCGATATGCGCAAGTTGATGTGGTAA